The sequence ATTCCTTTCAGCAGCCAAAACCCAATGCTCAAGCAATTGCGGGGTAATAAACCCTGTATCAAGGTGTTCAGCAAAAGTGATTTGGCAGACCCCGAGCTAACCCAGCAATGGCAGCATTACCTGGAGCAGGAGCAAGGTGTCAAGACGCTGGCATTGTCCATCCTTCATCCTGAAAAAGCCAGGCAGATTCCTGAGCTTTGTAATAAGTTGATGGCGGGCAAGGCAGAAAGCGGACGTTTAATAACGGTCATGATTATGGGGATACCGAATGTCGGCAAATCCACTTTGATCAATATGCTGGCCGGTAAAGCCATTGCCAAAACCGGAGACGAGCCAGCCATAACACGGATGCAACAGCGTATCAATATTGGTAATAACATTGTTTTATTGGATACGCCCGGCGTGCTGTGGCCTAATGTGGAAAATAAAAACAGCGGGTATCGATTGGCTTTGACGGGCGCTATTAAAGATACGGCTATCAGTCATGATCAAATTGCATTCTTTGCGGCGGATTATTTTCTTAAACACTATCCTGACGCATTAAAAGCACGCTACTCAATCGAGCCGTTACCATCGACTGATCATGCTTTGCTTAATGAAATCGGCAGACGTCGAGGTTGCCTGAGGTCGGGCGGGGTGGTTGAGTTGGACAAGGCGGCAAAAATACTGATCAACGAATTGCGTTCCGGTTTGTTAGGCAAGTTCACTCTGGAGACGCCCGCTATGATGGAAGTAGAACTGATTGAGTTGGTTGCAATACGAGAGGAAAAAGAGACCAAGAAGAAAGCCAGAAAAGAAAAATGGAAAGGCGGACAAGGATAACCCTAAACCCCTGCCGGATTTTATAGTGTGATGTTGAAGCGCAGGGAAAACGTATTAAAACACTCTATAAAATCAAATAGTTACAATATTCCTTTTTCCGGATTAACTATAATATTGGGTTTATTTGAAACCTAAAAAAGGCTTTGTGTCGCTATCGCTACGCTTATGTGGAGTCGGTTTGCGGACCGACAGCCGCGATACTTTTTCTTTGCTTGTCCAAAGAAAAGTATCCAAAAGAAAAGACACCCGTAGGCCGCTGCATCCTGCGCGCTGACGATTTTGCCGAGGGTTTTCGGAAGGGCAATCCCTAGCCCTCCGAAAACGAGCGGCATCCCTGCCGCTCCCCTAACGGGCTATTCTCGGCAAAATCACCAGTGCTCGGCGCGGCCTAACGGGACCCAGGGAGAGGCACCACAAGTTAAACCAAATTGACTATGCGTTCCAAGCAACCGGATAACCTATTGATATATTAATTATTTTAATGCGTTTACCCTGTGTTGAAGCGATCACCCATCTGTTCTGAAGGTTCGACTTTACAGCTGTGATAGCGGCCCTTTTTGCTGCTATCACAATGTTCGACTGATTCTGCCGGGAAGTCTGTTTGGGATCAGGAACTGCAAGATAACATCGAACATCCAGGTCTGCGTCTTGCCCAGTCGGGGCGTTTTACGGCAAAGTGTTCTTTGCCCGGCTGTTCATCGTAAGGATGGCGCATCAAGTCCAGTAACTCATGAATCATCGCGAAATCGCCTTCTCCAGCCTTGTCTATGGCCTGCTGGGCCAGATAATTACGCAGCACATACTTGGGATTAACCGCATTCATAGTGATGCGCCGCTGCTCATCTTCCAGATCGTCTTTTTGCAGGCGTTTGCGGTAATTCATAAGCCAGCGGGTCAGCCTGGAGCGATAGCCCGCTGTCAATTGCTCAGGAAGATAATAAGCTTCCATTAACGTGTTGATGTCGTTTTCCGGTTCTGAATTTGGGTTTTTGCTGATCAGAGCCAGTTTACGGTAGAAAATGCTCATGTCTGTTTCAATGGCTTTGAGCAGATCAAATAATTCCAGGCAGAGATCATCATCCGTTTGCTGTTCATAGGCAATCAATCCAAGTTTCTGCGCCACCATAGTTTGCCAGCTGGTTTCGAAGCGTTCCCGGTAACTGGACAGTGCTTCCTGAAGCGGTTCGACTTCTTCAATCAAAGAATAAATGGCATTTCCCAGTTGGCCCAAATTCCAAAAGGCAATTTGCGGCTGATTACCGAATCGGTAGCGGCGCTCGTCCGAATCGGTGGTATTGGGTGTCCAGTCTGGGTCATAGTTATCAATCCAGCCATAAGGGCCATAGTCAATGGTTAATCCCAATATCGACATGTTGTCGGTATTCATAACACCATGGACAAAACCAACGCGCTGCCAATGAACAATAAGATCGGCAGTGCTTAAACAGACTTCTTTAAACCAGGCGATGTAAGTGTCTCTGTCAGGCTCACCCAGATGGGGAAAGTCAGTTCGAATGGTGTAATCAACCAGTTGTTTTAACAGTTCAATTTCGCGGCGGGCGGCAAAAATTTGAAAATGTCCGAAACGCGTAAAAGAGGGGGCCACACGGCAAACAACAGCGCCGGGTTCGGGTTTGGGATTGCCGTTATAAAACATATCTCTGACTACCGTGTCTCCCGTTAACAGTAGCGAAAATGCCCGGGTTGTCGGTATGCCCAGGTGGTGCATCGCTTCACTGCATAAAAACTCCCGCACGGAAGAGCGCAATACGGCCAGGCCATCTGCATTGCGGGAATAGGGCGTGGGACCGGCGCCTTTAAGCTGCAGCGTCAGGCGTTCGCCGCGATGATTGATCACATCGCCCAGATAAATTGCCCGGCCGTCGCCTAGTTGCCCCGCCCAGTTTCCGAACTGATGTCCACCGTAACAGGTTGCATGCGGTTCCATGCCCGGGGTCAGGCGATTGCCTGAAAATACCTGTGTAAAATCTTCCGATAAGGGCAGCTGTTCGGATAAATTTAATAATTCCGCCACTTCTTGGGCATGGGCAACATAGTGGGGCTTTGCCGTTTTGACGGGCTGAACTCGCGAGTAGCAAGCGCTTAACACTTGTCTTCTGGTATTTAGGGGCTCAGGGTCAGCAGGAAGTTCTCTTAAAAACCGGTTATCGAAGACCAGCTCATCTAAATGAGCAATTTTTCTAGAGGGGGACATAAGCAGATGAGGTTTGTTGAAGTCAAAAACATTAATCTATTTTGTGAATTTATTTGTCAAGTATTATTTTGTTTGGGTGGCTTGTTTTTTGAATTAAAAAAAGTCTTGCTGCAAACTAGTTTGATCTTTAAAACCTGACTTTATGCACATTGTCAATTGCTGTGAAATAACGGTGGGATAGTGCGGGTCAGTGCCGTAATGGAATACTGGTTGATATTTCAAGTTATTGATATAAATAGAATTATTGTGATTGTCTAAAAAATGGACAATTTAACAAAACTGTAACAATGACGGGAGTCAGACGGAGTCATCATCATGATATCCACAAAGTTATCCACAGCTTTTGTGGGTAACTGAAATTGTTTAACTGCCGTATGCACTTAGCTCAAATATGTGAAATGAGTCTAAAAAAAGGGGCTAAGTGTTTGCTGAGTTGAGTGATTAAAACACCGTTTTTTGGCTAGGCAAAAAACTCATTTAATCGGCCTTTTGGGCGGGATTGTTCAGGAAGTGCTAAAAAACACTTCCTGAATTAAGTCGCAGTCTGAAAAAACAGATTACAGGTGATGATACAAACTCAGGTACTGTTGAGCGCTTTTTTTCCAGGAATAATCTCTTTCCATTCCATTGACTTGTAATTCACGCCAGCTCTTGGGCAGGCTGTAAATAATCAGTGCCCGTTTGATGGCTTCCATTAACGCTCCGGGCGTTGCATCGTTAAATACAAATCCGGTAGCGGTTTTGCTGCGAAGCGTATCCGGCAAGGTGTCGTCGACAGTGTCGGCTAACCCCCCGGTTTTACGAACGATAGGGATAGTCCCGTAACGCTGGCTGTAGATTTGGTTGAGTCCACAGGGCTCAAATCGGGATGGCATCAGGAAGATGTCTGCCCCGGCTTCGATTTGATGGGAAAGCGCTTCGTCATAACCGATGTTGATCGATATTTTTTCAGGATACAAATCGGCAAAATTGTAAAGCCGTTGTTCGTAGCTCTTATTGCCGCTGCCCAACAATACAAATTGCAGAGGCAACTTCATCATTTCAGGCAGACAGTCAAGAACCAGGTCAATCCCTTTTTGTTCAACCAGACGGCTGATAAGTCCAAAAACAGGTATTTTTTTATCAACAGGCAACGACAAAGTGGTTTGCAGGGCTGTTTTGTTCAGTACTTTTTTATGCAGGTCTTTGATGCTGTAGGGTTCGGCTATTAATGAGTCAATCGCCGGATCCCATTGGTCCGTATCTATGCCGTTAGTGATGCCGCATAAAAAATCGTTTCGATGACTCAGCAGTCCTTCCAGGCCATAACCAAAATCCGCTGTTTGTATTTCCTCTGCATAAGTCGGGCTTACTGTCGTTATGCGGTCTGAGTAAACCAGTCCACCTTTAAGAAAAGACAGCATGCCGTGAAACTCTATTCCGTCTGGATTCCACAACTGGCCGGGTAAGTTCAGATAAGAATAGGTCGCACTGGGAAATAAGCCTTGATAGGCCATATTGTGGATAGTAAACACGGTTGCCGGGCGGCTGTATTCCAGCGCTAATAAGGCCGGTACCAAACCGCTTTGCCAGTCGTTACAATGGACGATATCAGGTTTCCAGTTTAGGTAGCCCCGGTTCATTGCAATTTCAACAGCAATGCGGCAAAAGAGTGCAAAACGTTCAGCTATATCAGGCCAGGCATTACCGTATTCATCGTGATAAGGATTGCCGGGGTGATCAAACAGTTCCGGGCAATCCACCAGCCAGACAATAACTGCGCTGCCGGGAAGGCGTGTTTCGAGGATGTTGACATCCGTGTTATTGACCCGAAGTGTGCATCTGAACTGAATGTTTTCCGGTCTGTTTAGGGCCTGATAGTTGGGCATGATAATGCGAATATCCTGCCCCAATTCTAATAAAGACTTGGGTAGACTGCCGGAAACGTCAGCCAGTCCACCGGTTTTGATCAATGGATGCGCTTCGCTTGTGACAAACAATATTTTTTTCATAATCCGGTTTTGTTTTTTAGGGTGTTTTAGGTCATTGAAAATGCCAATATCCTTATCCAATACCGTTGCAGGGTATTAAAAACAAGCTGCTAAAGCAAGCCAACTATGATTTTCAAATAAATCAAAAAGATCTCTTAAATTACACAAACTTTCGTGGTTTTGTCGCTAGCCTGGTTTCATAATTATCCCCAACATCCGGACAAACAATGTCAGGGCCAGGGTCTTAATTTACTGTGCGTCAAAATCCTGCGCCCGGATATTTTTTCTCGTAGAGATGCAATATCCGGGACGCTTAACGATCAGCTTTACCCAATAACATAAGTAATCTGAACGCCGGTAACGGGTTTATTTTCGATATTTTTCCCTGCAAGCTAGAGCTTCAATATCAGACCGGCCAAAGGGGGCAGGGTCAAGTTAATGGAATAAGGCAGGTTCATCCAAGGAATCGGTTCGGAAAGAGCCAGGCCGTTTCCGATGTTGGTTCCGTCATAAAAGGAAGAATCCGAGTTCAAAATTTCATGGTAATGCCCTGGACTTGGTACCCCGATCCGGTAGTTTTCACGAACGACAGGTGTAAAGTTAAGAACGACAATCAAATCCTCATGTGCATCTTTTCGGCGGTAACTGATCACCGACTGTTCGACGTCATGGCAATCAATCCATTCGAAACCGTGATGATCGAAATCGTGTTTAAAAAGAGCCGGATGAGTTCGGTAAAGGTGATTTAAATCTTTGACCAATGTTTTTATGCCATGATGATGCGGATATTGCAATACATACCAGTCCAGACATTGGTTGAAGTTCCATTCCGAACCCTGGCCGAATTCACAGCCCATGAACAATAGCTTTTTACCGGGATAGGTAAACATCAACGTATACAGCAGTCTCAAATTGGCAAAGCGTTGCCATTCGTCGCCAGGCATTTTGTTGATCAACGAGCCCTTACCGTGAACAACCTCGTCATGCGAGAAAGGCAACGTAAAATTCTCAGTGAAGGCATAGAGCATTCCAAATGTCAGCTGGTCGTGGTGAAAGCGTCTATGGACAGGGTCTTCTTGAAAGTACGCCAGGGTGTCATGCATCCAACCCATATTCCATTTCATCGAAAAGCCCAATCCACCCGCCCAGGTTGGACGCGTGACTTGTGGCCAGGCGGTCGATTCCTCGGCCATCATCACTGCGCCGGGATGTTGCTCATGTGTGATGGTGTTCAGTTCCCGGAAGAAATCAATGGCTTCAAGGTTTTCATTGCCGCCATACATGTTCGGAATCCAGTCATGTGCTTCGCGCGAGTAATCCAGATAGAGCATCGAAGCCACCGCATCAACCCTCAAACCATCAAGGTGAAACTCATTCAGCCAGAATATGGCGCTGGCTAGCAGGAAGTTTTTAACTTCATTACGGCCGTAGTTATAGATGAGTGTCCCCCAGTCGCGGTGTTCACCTTTGCGAGGGTCTTCATGCTCATACAGTGCGCTGCCGTCAAAACGGGCAAGAGCAAAATTATCTTTGGGAAAATGCGCAGGCACCCAATCCAGGATGACGCCGATG comes from Methylicorpusculum oleiharenae and encodes:
- the ylqF gene encoding ribosome biogenesis GTPase YlqF, yielding MLIQWYPGHMHKAGKEIKEILPQVDVIIEILDARIPFSSQNPMLKQLRGNKPCIKVFSKSDLADPELTQQWQHYLEQEQGVKTLALSILHPEKARQIPELCNKLMAGKAESGRLITVMIMGIPNVGKSTLINMLAGKAIAKTGDEPAITRMQQRINIGNNIVLLDTPGVLWPNVENKNSGYRLALTGAIKDTAISHDQIAFFAADYFLKHYPDALKARYSIEPLPSTDHALLNEIGRRRGCLRSGGVVELDKAAKILINELRSGLLGKFTLETPAMMEVELIELVAIREEKETKKKARKEKWKGGQG
- a CDS encoding protein adenylyltransferase SelO, which gives rise to MSPSRKIAHLDELVFDNRFLRELPADPEPLNTRRQVLSACYSRVQPVKTAKPHYVAHAQEVAELLNLSEQLPLSEDFTQVFSGNRLTPGMEPHATCYGGHQFGNWAGQLGDGRAIYLGDVINHRGERLTLQLKGAGPTPYSRNADGLAVLRSSVREFLCSEAMHHLGIPTTRAFSLLLTGDTVVRDMFYNGNPKPEPGAVVCRVAPSFTRFGHFQIFAARREIELLKQLVDYTIRTDFPHLGEPDRDTYIAWFKEVCLSTADLIVHWQRVGFVHGVMNTDNMSILGLTIDYGPYGWIDNYDPDWTPNTTDSDERRYRFGNQPQIAFWNLGQLGNAIYSLIEEVEPLQEALSSYRERFETSWQTMVAQKLGLIAYEQQTDDDLCLELFDLLKAIETDMSIFYRKLALISKNPNSEPENDINTLMEAYYLPEQLTAGYRSRLTRWLMNYRKRLQKDDLEDEQRRITMNAVNPKYVLRNYLAQQAIDKAGEGDFAMIHELLDLMRHPYDEQPGKEHFAVKRPDWARRRPGCSMLSCSS
- the glgA gene encoding glycogen synthase GlgA — protein: MKKILFVTSEAHPLIKTGGLADVSGSLPKSLLELGQDIRIIMPNYQALNRPENIQFRCTLRVNNTDVNILETRLPGSAVIVWLVDCPELFDHPGNPYHDEYGNAWPDIAERFALFCRIAVEIAMNRGYLNWKPDIVHCNDWQSGLVPALLALEYSRPATVFTIHNMAYQGLFPSATYSYLNLPGQLWNPDGIEFHGMLSFLKGGLVYSDRITTVSPTYAEEIQTADFGYGLEGLLSHRNDFLCGITNGIDTDQWDPAIDSLIAEPYSIKDLHKKVLNKTALQTTLSLPVDKKIPVFGLISRLVEQKGIDLVLDCLPEMMKLPLQFVLLGSGNKSYEQRLYNFADLYPEKISINIGYDEALSHQIEAGADIFLMPSRFEPCGLNQIYSQRYGTIPIVRKTGGLADTVDDTLPDTLRSKTATGFVFNDATPGALMEAIKRALIIYSLPKSWRELQVNGMERDYSWKKSAQQYLSLYHHL
- the glgB gene encoding 1,4-alpha-glucan branching protein GlgB, which encodes MKKQSLPKLGTDFIKIIEAKHHDPFAVLGRHSHNDTVKITLYLPYAETVRFAETKIPIPRVPGTDFFEYIAKKNELSGHYKLTWVDKDGGKHTNYDPYDFGVQLSDFDRHLFGEGRHWHVYTKMGAHLHTSDGIEGVVFTVWAPNAQRVSVIGDFNRWDGRCNPMRSLGSSGIWEIFIPGLKDGALYKFEILNRHSQELLVKTDPYGQQFEFRPKTSSIVVKENSYTWKDQQWMESRHQFDWLHEPMSIYEVHLGSWQRDNLGNFLNYRDLATHLVDYVKELGFTHIELLPITEHPLDASWGYQTIGYFAPTSRHGSPDDFRFFVDACHQNGIGVILDWVPAHFPKDNFALARFDGSALYEHEDPRKGEHRDWGTLIYNYGRNEVKNFLLASAIFWLNEFHLDGLRVDAVASMLYLDYSREAHDWIPNMYGGNENLEAIDFFRELNTITHEQHPGAVMMAEESTAWPQVTRPTWAGGLGFSMKWNMGWMHDTLAYFQEDPVHRRFHHDQLTFGMLYAFTENFTLPFSHDEVVHGKGSLINKMPGDEWQRFANLRLLYTLMFTYPGKKLLFMGCEFGQGSEWNFNQCLDWYVLQYPHHHGIKTLVKDLNHLYRTHPALFKHDFDHHGFEWIDCHDVEQSVISYRRKDAHEDLIVVLNFTPVVRENYRIGVPSPGHYHEILNSDSSFYDGTNIGNGLALSEPIPWMNLPYSINLTLPPLAGLILKL